A region of the Kaistia geumhonensis genome:
TCCAGATAGCGGGCGCTGATCTCGCGAAAGGTCATGAGGGTCCTCCCATCACTTCCGGATGGCGCCGAAGGTGACGCCGCGCAGCAGATGGCCGCGAAGGGCGAAGGTGAAGATCGCGACCGGCACCAGGAACAGGAAGGTTCCCGCGGCGATCACGGTCCAGTCGATGACGCCGGAGCCGAGCTGCGAGGGAATGAACGGCGGCGCCGTCTGGGCGCGCCGGTTGGTCATGATCAGCGCGAAGGCATATTCGTTCCAGGCGGTGATGAAGCAGAACACCGCGGTCGCCGCGATGCCCGTCGCCGCCTCCGGCAGCACGATCTTGAAGAAGGCCTGCATGCGTGTGTAGCCGTCGACCAGAGCCGCCTCCTCATATTCCTTCGGAATCTCGTCCATGAAGCCTTTCATGAGCCAGACCGAGAAGGAGAGGTTGAAGGCGGTGTAGAGGATGATGAGGCCGATATGCGTGTCGGTCATTCCGACCGCCCGGTACATCAGGAACATGGGGATCGCGACCACGACCGGCGGCAGCATGCGCGTCGAGAGGATGAAGAAGAGCAGGTCCTGCTCGCCCTTCACGCGGAAGCGCGAGAAGCCATAGGCCGTGAACGTCCCCATGCCGACGGCGAGCACCGTCGAGGTCACGGCGATGATCAGCGAGTTCATGAAGCGGCTCGGATAGGCCGAGAGCTGCACGTTCTCCCCGGTTCTCAGCACGCGCTCGCCATTGTCGATGATGCGCTGCTCCCACCAGGGCGCGGCGTCGCGCGTCTCCTGGTCGACCGGCTTGGTGAGCTGGACGCGCTTGGTGAACAGCTTGATGAAGGGCGTGATCTCAGGCGTGAAGAACACGGTCGGCGGCACGGTGGTCGCCAGCGCGCGCGGCTTGAAGGCCGTCGAGCCGATCCAGTAGATCGGGGCGAGGAAGACCAGCGTGATGACGAGGACGGCGGCGATGGCCGCGCGGTTGGCGACCAGCTGGCCGCGGGAACGGACGGCGGCCATCCTAGCGCTCCTTCACCCGGTTGAGATACTTGACGTAGATGTTGGTGATGGCGAGCACCATGATCAGCACGATGTAGGCGAGCGCGCTCGATCGGCCGGTCTGCCACTCCTGGAAGGCCATCTTGTAGAGGCGGATCGAGATCAGCTCGGTCGTGTCCTGGCTGGACATGACATAGGCGAGGTCGAAGGTCTTGAAGGCCTCCATGGTGCGGAAGATGATCGCGATGAGAAGGATCGGCGCCACCAGCGGCAGCGTGATGCGGCGGAAGGTGTAGAACTTGCCGGCGCGGTCGATCGCCGCCGCCTCGTAGAGGTGCTTCGGCACCGCCGAGAGCCCGGCGAGCGACAGGAGCATCACGAAGGGCGACCACATCCAGATATCGGTGATGGCGACGGCATAGAGCGCCGCGTCGCGGTTCGAGAGCCAGGCGAAGTCGCCGAGGTGGAACACGTAGTTGATGACGCCCCAGGACGGGTCGTAGAGCAGCTTCCAGAAGAGGCCCACCACCGCCATCGACATCATCATCGGCAGCAGAAGCAGCGTCGTGATGAGCCCCTTGAACGGGATGGCGCGGTTGAGCAGAAGCGCGATGCCGAAGCCGACGACCACCTGGCCCGTCACCGAGACGATGACGTATTTCGCGGTCACGACGAAATTGTTCCAGATGAACTCGTCGCCGAGCAGCTCCCGATAGTTCTGAAGGCCGACGAAATTCGCCGCCTGGTTCGTCGAGGCCCGGTAGTCGGTGAAGGAATAGCCGAGCGAATAGATCAGCGGAAAGATGTTGAAGACGATCAGGAAGGCGATCGTCGGAATGATGAACATGTTGCGGATCGTGAGATCGCTCCAGCCGCGCGCCGCGGCACGCGATCCCGGATCGAGTCTGGTCATTGCGGCCATGGCCACGGGCAGGCTCCTTGACGAATGGGGGACCGGCCGTTCCGCCAGTCGCGGCTTGCGCATCGATGGCGCCGCCGGGCTCGGGCGGCGGCTGCGGATCGGGGTCGTCCGCGTTCGGCCCCGCCGTCGCCGGCGGGCCGGCGGCGCGCGCCCCGGCTTCAGGAAAAACGGGCCCGCCGGCGGATTGCGGCCGGCGGGGATCGTGTGTCCGGCCCCGCGCTCGCCGCGCGGGGCCGTTCCGCTCAGTTCGAGTAGCGGCCGTATTTCGTGAAGGTCTCGGTCCAGTCCTTGGCGAGGCCGTCCAGCGCTTCCTTGGCCGTGCCCTTGTCGCCGACGACATAGGGGCCGAGGCGGTTGTTGAGCTGCGAGAGCAGCTCGGCATATTCCGGCACCGCCCAGAAGTCCTTCACCTTGAACATGGTCTCGTAGAAGGCCTTGTTATAAGGCGTGGCATTCTGGAATTCGGCCGACTTCAGCACCGCCTGCGAGCAGGTATAGCCGCCGAGTTCGGCCCACTTCTTCTGCACGTCGTCGCGGATGAACCATTCCAGGAAGCGCATCGCCGCTTCCTGCTTCTTGGAATAGGAGACGATCGAGATGCCCTGGCCGCCGAGCGCGGCGGACTGCACGCCCGTCGGGCCCGCCGGGTTGGCGAAGAAGCCGGTGACCTTGGCGTGCGGGTTGGTCGCCTCGTTGAGCAGCGAGGGGAAGAAGGCGAAGTAGTTCATGCTCATCGCCGCCAGACCTTCGGTGATGGCCTGGTTGTCCTCCTGGAAGAAGGTGTTGCCCCAGTTGGGCGGCGTGAACTTGTAGAGCTCCTTGTACATCTCCAGCGCCTCGACGGCGACCGGGGCGTTGACGATGCCCTCGACCTTGTAGGTCGAATAGTCGCCGAGATCGCCGCCATAGGAGAACAGCGCATTCTCGAAGCCCATGGCGAGCGCGTCATAGGTCGTCTGCGTATAGATGGCGATGCCGTAGCGCTTCTCGTCCGGGCGATAGAAGAACTCGGCGATGTCGCGCAGCTCCTTGAAGGTCTTCGGGACGTCGAGGTCGTAGCCGTATTTGGCCTTGAACGCCTCCTTCTCCTTCGGATCCTCGAACCAGTCCTTGCGATAAGCCCAGCCGACGGCGTCGCCCTCGAGCGGGATGGCCCAGTATTTGCCGCTGTTGGACGGGTACTCGGCGTAGTATTTCACCGTCGCCGGCGCCATGACTTCGCTGAGCTTGTGCTTGTTGAAGAATTCGGTCAGGTCGACATAGTGACCGCCGGTCGCGCCGGCACCGAGCCACTGGCTGTCGCCGACGACGAGGTCGTAGGCGTCGCCCTTGGCGTTGAACTCGGTGAAGGCCTTGGTCTGGAAATCCGACCACGGCGTCGTCTCGACCGTGACCGTGTCGCCGGATTCCTTGGAATATTCGTTGACGAGTTCCTGCAGATAGTTCGCCGGATCCCATTCGGCCCAGAAGATCGTCAGATCTTCCGCTGCCGCGCTCGCGACACCGACCAGCGTGAAGCCGACGCCGGCAAGCAAGCCCGTAAAGGTCTTCCTCAGCATTGCAGCATTCCCTCCCTTTTGCGCTGTCGCATTGCCGCAGGGGCGACAGCCCGCCTTCCCGTGGTCCGGTCAGGCCCCCTTCTTGCGCGGTCTCCCTGTCTCTCCCTCGGCCGGCGCCGGTCCGGTGGCCGCGGTCTCTCCCTCCGCTGCCTCCGCCTTCGCCGTCCGGATCAATGCCCTCGCCGCCCAGCTGGCCACGTCCTCGGCCGCGTCGACGTCCAAACCCCACAGATCCTTGAGGATCACGATCGCCTCGATGCCGAACAGCAGCGACAGCGCCTGTGTGACCCTCTCCGTCCTCTCGCGGCCGATCTCGGCCGCCAGCGGCTCGACCGCCGCCTTCAGCAGGCCGCGGCGGTTGCCGCGCACGACCCGCGCCTCGGTGCCGAGCGTCCCGGCCCGCCGACGCTGCCACTGGTCGAGCGCCAGCAGCAGAGCCGCCCGATGCGTCGCCTCGAACGCCTCCATCCGGTGGAAGGCGAAGCCGAACAGCGCCGCGACATTGGCCTCGGCATCCTCCGTCTCGGCCCTCCAGCCCAACACCGGACCGAGCGCCTCGTCCACGGCGGCCTGAATCATCGCCGCCTGGCTGGGGAAATAGCGATAGGCCGTCGCGCGCGACACGCCCGCCGCCTCCGCCACGTCCGAGACCGACGGACTGCCGCCATCCTGCATGAGCCGGATGGCGGTATCCAGCATCAGCCGCTTCATGCGGCCGCGCGGTCCCTTCTCGACCTCCCCCCGGAGCTGGCCTTGACCTGAGACTGACATGCCAATACGATACGCGTGTCTCAGAATAAAAGCAATCGATCTGTTCGCGCCCCGATCATCGGGGAGGATGACGCAGGACGCGAAAGACCAGCAATTCCAGGGCGTTACAACGCGGACTCGCCCGAGTCCGCGACGCCTGTCGCTTGCCTCGGGAAACCCGGGAGCGGCGATCCCGGGGGCAGGAATGTCGCGCATCTACATCGTCGGCACGGCCGACACGAAGGGCGAGGAACTCATCTTCCTCAAGGGCGTCATCGACGCCGCCGGCATGGAGACCGTCCTCGTCGACGTTTCGACCCGCCCCGCCTCGATCGCCGCCGAAATCCCCCCCGAGGCGGTGGCGGCGCTTCATCCGGAGGGTGCGCGGGCCGTGCTCGGCCTTTCCGATCGCGGCACCGCCGTCTCGGCCATGGGCGAGGCCTTCGCGCGCTTCATCGCCGGCCGCGACGACATCGGAGGCGTGATCGGTATCGGCGGCGGCGGCGGCACGTCGATCGTGACCGCGGGCATGCGGCGGCTTCCCATCGGCCTTCCCAAGCTGATGGTCTCGACGCTCGCCGCCGGCGATGTCGGCGCCTATGTCGGCGTCTCGGACATCGTGATGATGCCGTCCGTCACCGATCTCGCGGGCCTCAACCGCATCAGCCGCACGGTGCTGCAGAACGCCGCCCATGCCATCGTCGGCATGGTGCGCTATCCGGTCGTCGAGACCTCCGGCCTGCCGCCGATCGGCCTCACCATGTTCGGCGTCACCACGCCTTGCGTCACGCGGGTGGCCGAACTCCTGCGCGGCGAGCACGACTGCATGGTGTTCCACGCGACGGGCACCGGCGGGCGCAGCATGGAGAAGCTCGTCGACAGCGGCCTGCTGGTCGGTCTTGTCGACGTCACGACGACGGAGATCGCGGATCATCTGGTCGGCGGCGTGCTCTCGGCCGGGGCCGACCGCCTCGGCGCGGTGGCGCGCAGCGGCATCCCCTATGTCGGCTCGCTCGGCGCGCTCGACATGGTCAATTTCTGGGCCATGGACACTGTGCCGGTAGAGTTCCGCGACCGGACTCTCTACCGCCACAATCCGAACATCACGCTGATGCGCACCACGGTGGAGGAGAACCGCGCCATCGCCGCCTTCATCGCGGAAAAGCTCAATGCCTGCGAGGGCGAGGTGCGGCTGCTGATCCCGGAAAAGGGCGTCTCGGCGCTCGACGTCGAGGGCGGCCCCTTCTTCGATCCCGAGGCCGACGCCGCGCTGTTCGACACCATCGAGGCGCTTCTCGTCCAGACCGGGCGGCGACGCATCCTGCGCCTGCCGCTTCACATCAATGACCCGGCCTTCGCCGATGCGCTGGCCCGGGAGTTCCGCGCGATCAGCGCACAAGCATGAAAGGAAGGCGGATGCCGTTCATTCCGCGCCGACAGATCCTCGAAAAGTTCAACGACATGGTGGCGCGCCGCGTGCCGATCATCGGCGGCGGCGCCGGCACGGGCCTGTCGGCCAAATGCGAGGAGGCGGGCGGGATCGACCTGATCATCATCTACAATTCCGGACGCTACCGCATGGCCGGTCGCGGCTCGGCGGCGGGCCTGCTCGCCTATGGCAACGCCAACGAGATCGTGAAGGACATGGCGCACGAGGTGCTGCCGGTCGTCCGCCACACGCCGGTTCTGGCCGGCGTCAACGGCACCGACCCCTTCCTGCTGATGCCGCATTTCCTGGCGGAGCTGAAGGCGATGGGCTTTTCCGGCGTCCAGAACTTCCCGACCATCGGCCTCTTCGACGGCGTGATGCGCGCGAGCTTCGAGGAGACCGGCATGGGCTTCGGCCTCGAGGTCGACATGATCCGCGCGGCGCACGAGATCGACCTCCTGACGACGCCCTATGTCTTCAATGCCGAGGAATCGCGCGCGATGGCGGAGGCCGGCGCCGACATCATCGTCGCCCATATGGGCGTCACCGTCGGCGGAGCGATCGGCGCGACATCGGCAAAGACGCTGGCGGACTGCGTCGGCGAGATCGACGCCATCGCCGAGGCGGCGATGGCGGTCAGGAAGGACGTCATCATCCTCTGCCATGGCGGCCCGATCGCCCAGCCCGAGGATGCCGGCTGGATCCTGCAGCGCACGGCCAACTGCCACGGTTTCTACGGCGCCTCCAGCATGGAGCGGCTGCCGGTCGAGGTCGCGCTCACCGACCAGACGCGGCGTTTCAAGGCGCTGACCTTCTAGAACGACAAAGACGAGGGAGGATGCCATGTCCGAGGGACAGTTCGTCATCGCCGCCGAGACCGAGCCCGAGGTGCTCGACTGGGGCCGCCTCAGATGGATGAGCCACCCGCCGAAGACCGGCGCCGACCAGTTGACCGTCATCGACGTGACGCTCTCGCCCGGCAAGGGCCACAACTTCCACAAGCATCCCGACCAGGAAGAGGTGATCTATGTCACCGGCGGCCGGGTGGAGCAGTGGCTGGGGATGGAGAAGCGGATCCTGACGGTCGGCGACTCGGCCTTCATCCCCGCCGGCCTCGTCCATGCCTCGTTCAATGCCGGAGCCGAGGATGCGCATGTCGTCGCCATTCTCGGCCCCTGCATCGGCCAGAACGGCTATGTTTCGGTCGAGGTCGGCAGCGAGGCGCCCTGGAAGGACCTTCGCTGACACGCCCGATCTGCGCCGGCGGGGCAGCAAGATCCCGCGGCGCTTCCAGTTGAACCGCGATCTCGGGAGGATCCGATGCCCAACACCTATCCGAAGCTGCACAACGCCGCCTGGCCGGGCGTCGTCGGCAAGGGCGGCGACAGCGAGCCGATCATTCCGCTCGATACGCTGCTGCGCCTCACGGCCAATGCCGAGGTCGACGGCGTCAGGTTCGACGGCATCGACCTCTTCATCACCGCGCCACATTTCGACATCGACAGCGACAAGGACGCGGTCAAACGGATGACCGACCACATCGCCTCCTACGGGCTGAAGGTCGGTTCCTTCGTGGCGCCGATCTGGGGCGGCGCAGGCGGTGGTTCGGCGATGGGCACGGCCGACGAGCGCAAGCGGTTCCTCGAGCAGGTCCGCAAGGCCTGCGCCATCGGCCAGCAGATGCGCGAGCTCGGCATCCGGCCGACCGGCGGCATCCGCATCGATTCCTCCGTCGGCGTCGAGGCCTGGGACAAGGACCCGGAGGCCAACACCAGGCTGATCGCCCGCACCTTCTCCGAGGCCGCCGACATCGCCGAGGACTATGATGAGTTCCTCGTCGCCGAAGGCGAGATCTGCTGGGGCGGCATGCATTCCTGGCGCGAGATGGTGAAGCTCCTGGAGATGGTCGACCGGCCCGGCGTCGTCGGCTACCAGGCCGACATGGCGCATTCGATGCTCTACACGCTCGGCTACAATGCCGAGCAGGATCGCATCCTGCCGAAGGACTATGACTGGTCGGACAAGGCGACGCTCGATGCCGCCTATCGCAAGGTCGCCGATGCGCTCCGGCCCTGGACGATGGATTTCCACGTCGCGCAGAACGACGGCACCGTCTTCGGCTCCGGCGATCACGAGAAGACCGGCCGCCACTGCCGCGTCGACGATCCGAACGGCCGCCTCGATATCGTGAAGCATGCCGGCTACTGGCTGCGCGACC
Encoded here:
- a CDS encoding carbohydrate ABC transporter permease → MAAVRSRGQLVANRAAIAAVLVITLVFLAPIYWIGSTAFKPRALATTVPPTVFFTPEITPFIKLFTKRVQLTKPVDQETRDAAPWWEQRIIDNGERVLRTGENVQLSAYPSRFMNSLIIAVTSTVLAVGMGTFTAYGFSRFRVKGEQDLLFFILSTRMLPPVVVAIPMFLMYRAVGMTDTHIGLIILYTAFNLSFSVWLMKGFMDEIPKEYEEAALVDGYTRMQAFFKIVLPEAATGIAATAVFCFITAWNEYAFALIMTNRRAQTAPPFIPSQLGSGVIDWTVIAAGTFLFLVPVAIFTFALRGHLLRGVTFGAIRK
- a CDS encoding carbohydrate ABC transporter permease, with the translated sequence MTRLDPGSRAAARGWSDLTIRNMFIIPTIAFLIVFNIFPLIYSLGYSFTDYRASTNQAANFVGLQNYRELLGDEFIWNNFVVTAKYVIVSVTGQVVVGFGIALLLNRAIPFKGLITTLLLLPMMMSMAVVGLFWKLLYDPSWGVINYVFHLGDFAWLSNRDAALYAVAITDIWMWSPFVMLLSLAGLSAVPKHLYEAAAIDRAGKFYTFRRITLPLVAPILLIAIIFRTMEAFKTFDLAYVMSSQDTTELISIRLYKMAFQEWQTGRSSALAYIVLIMVLAITNIYVKYLNRVKER
- a CDS encoding ABC transporter substrate-binding protein, whose product is MRKTFTGLLAGVGFTLVGVASAAAEDLTIFWAEWDPANYLQELVNEYSKESGDTVTVETTPWSDFQTKAFTEFNAKGDAYDLVVGDSQWLGAGATGGHYVDLTEFFNKHKLSEVMAPATVKYYAEYPSNSGKYWAIPLEGDAVGWAYRKDWFEDPKEKEAFKAKYGYDLDVPKTFKELRDIAEFFYRPDEKRYGIAIYTQTTYDALAMGFENALFSYGGDLGDYSTYKVEGIVNAPVAVEALEMYKELYKFTPPNWGNTFFQEDNQAITEGLAAMSMNYFAFFPSLLNEATNPHAKVTGFFANPAGPTGVQSAALGGQGISIVSYSKKQEAAMRFLEWFIRDDVQKKWAELGGYTCSQAVLKSAEFQNATPYNKAFYETMFKVKDFWAVPEYAELLSQLNNRLGPYVVGDKGTAKEALDGLAKDWTETFTKYGRYSN
- a CDS encoding TetR/AcrR family transcriptional regulator, with product MSVSGQGQLRGEVEKGPRGRMKRLMLDTAIRLMQDGGSPSVSDVAEAAGVSRATAYRYFPSQAAMIQAAVDEALGPVLGWRAETEDAEANVAALFGFAFHRMEAFEATHRAALLLALDQWQRRRAGTLGTEARVVRGNRRGLLKAAVEPLAAEIGRERTERVTQALSLLFGIEAIVILKDLWGLDVDAAEDVASWAARALIRTAKAEAAEGETAATGPAPAEGETGRPRKKGA
- a CDS encoding Tm-1-like ATP-binding domain-containing protein, which encodes MSRIYIVGTADTKGEELIFLKGVIDAAGMETVLVDVSTRPASIAAEIPPEAVAALHPEGARAVLGLSDRGTAVSAMGEAFARFIAGRDDIGGVIGIGGGGGTSIVTAGMRRLPIGLPKLMVSTLAAGDVGAYVGVSDIVMMPSVTDLAGLNRISRTVLQNAAHAIVGMVRYPVVETSGLPPIGLTMFGVTTPCVTRVAELLRGEHDCMVFHATGTGGRSMEKLVDSGLLVGLVDVTTTEIADHLVGGVLSAGADRLGAVARSGIPYVGSLGALDMVNFWAMDTVPVEFRDRTLYRHNPNITLMRTTVEENRAIAAFIAEKLNACEGEVRLLIPEKGVSALDVEGGPFFDPEADAALFDTIEALLVQTGRRRILRLPLHINDPAFADALAREFRAISAQA
- a CDS encoding phosphoenolpyruvate hydrolase family protein is translated as MPFIPRRQILEKFNDMVARRVPIIGGGAGTGLSAKCEEAGGIDLIIIYNSGRYRMAGRGSAAGLLAYGNANEIVKDMAHEVLPVVRHTPVLAGVNGTDPFLLMPHFLAELKAMGFSGVQNFPTIGLFDGVMRASFEETGMGFGLEVDMIRAAHEIDLLTTPYVFNAEESRAMAEAGADIIVAHMGVTVGGAIGATSAKTLADCVGEIDAIAEAAMAVRKDVIILCHGGPIAQPEDAGWILQRTANCHGFYGASSMERLPVEVALTDQTRRFKALTF
- a CDS encoding cupin domain-containing protein; the encoded protein is MSEGQFVIAAETEPEVLDWGRLRWMSHPPKTGADQLTVIDVTLSPGKGHNFHKHPDQEEVIYVTGGRVEQWLGMEKRILTVGDSAFIPAGLVHASFNAGAEDAHVVAILGPCIGQNGYVSVEVGSEAPWKDLR
- a CDS encoding sugar phosphate isomerase/epimerase family protein codes for the protein MPNTYPKLHNAAWPGVVGKGGDSEPIIPLDTLLRLTANAEVDGVRFDGIDLFITAPHFDIDSDKDAVKRMTDHIASYGLKVGSFVAPIWGGAGGGSAMGTADERKRFLEQVRKACAIGQQMRELGIRPTGGIRIDSSVGVEAWDKDPEANTRLIARTFSEAADIAEDYDEFLVAEGEICWGGMHSWREMVKLLEMVDRPGVVGYQADMAHSMLYTLGYNAEQDRILPKDYDWSDKATLDAAYRKVADALRPWTMDFHVAQNDGTVFGSGDHEKTGRHCRVDDPNGRLDIVKHAGYWLRDREGNLTKRMRHICWDGCMFPNSVMESQDTWNKVLGAMIKVREAHGWSE